One stretch of Prinia subflava isolate CZ2003 ecotype Zambia chromosome 7, Cam_Psub_1.2, whole genome shotgun sequence DNA includes these proteins:
- the NAT8 gene encoding N-acetyltransferase 8, which yields MASFRIRQYQEQDYEAVRALFARGILEHAPAGFRHVLRAARVRLALLAVFVAARAAAGSWVLGLGAVALALVLLWVLVRSLSAEYVREALGTDLCDVPGTYLRPPDRCFWVAEEGGAVAGMVAALPAGRGELELKRMSVSREHRGRGLARALCREVLGFARARGFGAVVLSTSMVQVAAQRLYEGQGFRKVGASYPSLLGTLLNFQIFHYRYELGDGAK from the coding sequence ATGGCGTCGTTCCGCATCCGGCAGTACCAGGAGCAGGACTACGAGGCGGTGCGGGCGCTCTTCGCCCGCGGCATCCTGGAGCACGCCCCGGCCGGCTTCCGGCACGTGCTGCGTGCGGCGCGGGTGCGTCTGGCGCTGCTCGCCGTCTTCGtggccgcccgcgccgccgccggctcctgggtgctggggctgggcgcGGTGGCGCTGgcgctggtgctgctgtgggtgctggtgCGCTCGCTCAGCGCCGAGTACGTGCGCGAGGCGCTGGGCACCGACCTGTGCGACGTGCCCGGCACGTACCTGCGCCCGCCCGACCGCTGCTTCTGGGTGGCCGAGGAGGGCGGCGCCGTGGCGGGCATGGtggcggcgctgcccgcgggccGCGGCGAGCTGGAGCTGAAGAGGATGTCGGTGAGCCGCGAGCACCGGGGCCGCGGGCTGGCGCGGGCGCTGTGCCGGGAGGTGCTGGGCTTCGCCCGTGCCCGCGGCTTTGGCGCCGTGGTGCTCAGCACCTCCATGGTGCAGGTGGCGGCGCAGCGGCTCTACGAGGGGCAGGGCTTCCGCAAGGTGGGCGCCTCGTACCCCTCGCTGCTGGGCACCCTGCTCAACTTCCAGATCTTCCACTACCGCTACGAGCTGGGCGACGGCGCCAAGTAG